CGCCGCCCTCCAGGCGGCACGCGCACGCATCGAAGCGGAGCCAGCGGTTAAGCTGGACTATCTCGCGATCGTCGACCCGGAAACCTTCCGCGAAGCGTCGCCTGACCACCACGGTCCCGCCCTGATGCTGATCGCCGCCCGCGTCGGAACGACCCGGCTGATCGACAACCAGCGCCTCACGGTGTGACCGCCGAAGCCCCGCCCGCCTTCTCGAACGGAAAGACAGCGATGACCGACGCGCAGACCACCTCGGCCGCCCCCGGACCCGACCAGCTCGGCGAGGGCGGGATCAGCGAGGACGAGATCAGCGAGCAGAAGGCGGTCCGGCTGGCCAAGCGCGACCGGCTGCTGGCCGAGGCGGAGGGCCCCGGAGGCGGGGCCTACCCCGTCGACGTGCCCGTCACCACGACGATCCCGGCCGTGCGCGCGAAGTGGGACCACCTGCAGGCCGACGAGACCTCCGGCGAGATCGTCGGCATCGCCGGCCGTGTCGTGCACCTCCGGAACACCGGCAAGCTGTGCTTCGCTGTGCTCCAGGCGGGGGACGGCTCGCGCATCCAGGTCATGGTCTCCCTGGGCGAGGTCGGCGAGGAGTCGCTGGGCGCCTGGAAGGAACTGGTCGACCTGGGCGACCACGTGTTCGTCTCCGGCGAGGTCATCTCGAGCCGCCGCGGCGAGCTGTCGGTGATGGCGCAGGAGTGGCGCATCGCGGCCAAGGCGCTGCTGCCCCTCCCGAACCTGCACAGCGAGCTCAGCGAGGAGACGCGCGTCCGCGCCCGCTACCTCGACCTGATCGCCCGCGAGCAGGCGCGCAAGACGGTGTTCGACCGCGCGAAGGCGGTCGCGAGCCTGCGCCGAACCTTCACCGAGCGCGACTTCCTCGAGGTCGAGACCCCGATGCTGCAGGTCATCCACGGTGGCGCCTCGGCGCGGCCGTTCGTGACCCACTCCAACGCGTTCGACACCGACCTGTTCTTGCGCATCGCGCCCGAGCTGTACCTGAAGCGCGCCGTCGTCGGCGGAATCGACCGGGTGTTCGAGATCAACCGCAACTTCCGCAACGAGGGCGCCGACTCCACCCACTCGCCCGAGTTCGCCATGCTCGAGGCGTACCAGGCCTACGGCGACTACAACTCGATCGCCGACCTGACGCAGCGACTGATCCAGGATGCGGCGGTCGCCGTCTCCGGATCGCACGTCGTCACCTGGGCCGACGGCACCGAGTACGATCTGAGTGGCGAGTGGGACCGCATCCGGATGTACGACAGCCTCTCCGACGCGATCGGCGAGCAGATCACGCCCGAGACACCGATCGAGCGCCTGCGCGAGCTCGCGGCCCTGGCCGGAATCGAGATCGAGCACCCGCTGCCGGGCAAGTACGTCGAGGAACTGTGGGAGCACTACGTCAAGACCGACCTGGTGCGGCCGACGTTCGTCATGGACTTCCCCGTCGACACCAGCCCGCTCGTGCGTGCGCACCGCTCGCGCGAGGGCGTCGTCGAGAAGTGGGACCTCTACACCCGCGGCTTCGAACTGGCGACCGGATACTCCGAGCTCGTCGACCCGGTCGTGCAGCGCGAGCGCTTCGTCGAGCAGGCGAAGCTCGCGGCGGCCGGCGACAATGAGGCGATGCGCCTGGACGAGGAGTTCCTGCGGGCCCTCGAGTTCGGGATGCCGCCGACCGGCGGAATGGGCATGGGGATCGACCGGCTGCTGATGGCGCTGACCGGCCTCGGCATCCGCGAGACCATCCTGTTCCCGCTGGTCAAGTAGCGCTCCCAGCGGCCGGAGTTACGATGGGTGCGTTATGAACGACGTCATCAGCGGTATCGTCTGGGCCCTCGCACCGACCGTGCTGGTCGGCCTGCTCTTCTGGCTCATCATGCGTGCCGTCGTGCGTGCCGACCGCAGCGAGCGGAAGGCGTACAACCGCCTGGAGGCGGAGGAGCGCGCCCGCCGCGGCCTCGCGCCCAAGCCCTGACCCGGACCTTGGCCGCCCTCTGAGCGGTCCCACAGCGCCCGCCGCGCGGTCGCTCCGCGTGCCCCACGTCGCCGGCACCCGATACGGTAGCTCTGGGGCGCGGCCGTGCCTCACGGCGATCGACGGACGGATGTGTGCATGGAGACGGGGTTCTGGGTCTCCCTCTCCATCGTTCTCGCCCTGCTCGTCGACTTCGTCATCCGCGTCCTGGCGATCATCTTCGTCCCGCGCAATCGCAAGCCCACCTCCGCGACCGCGTGGCTGCTCGCGATCTTCCTGATCCCGTATGTCGGCATCCTGTTCTTCCTGCTCATCGGCAGCTACAAGCTGCCGAAGCGCCGGCGGGACAAGCAGGAGGAGATCAACCGCTTCATC
This region of Leifsonia sp. fls2-241-R2A-40a genomic DNA includes:
- the lysS gene encoding lysine--tRNA ligase, producing MTDAQTTSAAPGPDQLGEGGISEDEISEQKAVRLAKRDRLLAEAEGPGGGAYPVDVPVTTTIPAVRAKWDHLQADETSGEIVGIAGRVVHLRNTGKLCFAVLQAGDGSRIQVMVSLGEVGEESLGAWKELVDLGDHVFVSGEVISSRRGELSVMAQEWRIAAKALLPLPNLHSELSEETRVRARYLDLIAREQARKTVFDRAKAVASLRRTFTERDFLEVETPMLQVIHGGASARPFVTHSNAFDTDLFLRIAPELYLKRAVVGGIDRVFEINRNFRNEGADSTHSPEFAMLEAYQAYGDYNSIADLTQRLIQDAAVAVSGSHVVTWADGTEYDLSGEWDRIRMYDSLSDAIGEQITPETPIERLRELAALAGIEIEHPLPGKYVEELWEHYVKTDLVRPTFVMDFPVDTSPLVRAHRSREGVVEKWDLYTRGFELATGYSELVDPVVQRERFVEQAKLAAAGDNEAMRLDEEFLRALEFGMPPTGGMGMGIDRLLMALTGLGIRETILFPLVK